The Proteiniphilum propionicum genome contains the following window.
GCATTTGAAAACAAAAATTGCGATCCCGAGACATTGGCAAAATATCCACTTCAGAAAACATTTTTATTTGGTGTGAATTTTACATTTTAAAAGAATTAAAGTTTATGAAATCAACATGGAATCTTAAAAAAACATACACAACCTCTCACACTACTGGGAATGAGAAGAATGAATGACCATGCTGGTTAAATAAAATAGCATAATCAATAAACAATTTTAATGAGATGAAAAAAACATTATGCATAATAACAGCTTCAGTCGCATTGCTAGCCTGCAATGATGATTTTCTGGAGCGTTATCCTCAAACGAGTATCGTAGAAAAGAATTTTTTCAAAACAGTCGCTGATCTTGAAACTTATTCAAATCAGTTTTATGACTATCTATATGTCGAAAACATCGACCGCAATACCGATAATACCACTATTGAAAAAGGTAACATCAGGTCCCTTATGCTAGGAACCATCACTGCAGATAATGCTGGCGGATGGGACTGGGGCTCTTTAAGGGCCATTAATACGCTGCTCGATAATTCATTAAATATAGAGGGAGATGATCTGGAGATCAACAAATTTAAGGCTGTTGGTAAATTCTTCAGGGCACGTTTTTATATCGACAAGGTTAAAACCTATAGCGATGTTCCTTGGTATGGGAAGGTACTTACTGATACCGATATTGATTTGTTATACAAAGCTAGGGATACCCGTGAGATAGTCGTTGATTCAATTATTGCCGACCTTGAATATGCCACAAAATATATGGGGGAAAGCAAGCATAAAACGCGATTATCAAAGTGGGCTGCCTTTACTGAATTGGCAAGATTTTGTCTCTACGAAGGAACTTATAGGAAATACCACGAAGGAGAAGCTGATTTGCATGTGGTGAAAACACCAGAGTATTTTCTAAATAAAGCCATTGCTGCTGCCAGTGAGGTGATGGAATCCAAAAAGTTTGATATTTATTCAACCTCAAACTTTGACACCGACTACGGTAGCCTTTTTAAATCGTATGAACTGAATGACAATTGTGAAGTTATCATGTACCTTGCTCACGAAGAGAATAAGCGGGAAAACAATTCAGGAAAAGTACTTGATTATGAAAACGGGATTAGCCGTTCCTTTGTCGATTCGTATCTTTACAAGGATGGATCCTTTGTTCCCCGTAGTGTTACCGATACTTTACAGATAAATTATATTTTTGAAAATCGGGATCCAAGGTTAAAGCAGTCAATCATGTATCCCGGCTATGTGCTGTACAAAATCAGGGCCCACAAATTGCCCATAAACAAAACCGGAGGATACGGACAAATCAAGTTTTTACCCGATGAGAGCAAAAACCATTTGGCCATTTATGTTTCGGCTTCCACATCACTCCCTTTATACCGGTATGCTGAATTATTACTGATATATGCAGAAGCAAAGGCTGAGATGGGAGAACTCACCCAGGCTGACCTGGATAAAACGATAAATGTTTTGCGAAGAAGAGCCGGTATGCCCAATCTATTTATGAACCCTCCTATCGATCCTATGATGGCTGAAATGTACAACAATATTAAATCAACACAAAGTGCTGAACTGTTAGAAATTCGAAGAGAAAGAAACATTGAATTGTTTGCCGAAGGATTTAGGTATGACGACCTGATGAGATGGAAAATGGGCAAAGTTTATGAGTTCCCTCAGCAGGGAATATATGTGCCTAAATCGGGACTAGTTGATATTACTGGCGACGGAAGTCCAGACTATTACATCTGTGATACTGACGAAAATATCCCTTCAGACTTGCCCGGGGATATTTCAATTGAGATTACCTCGAAAAGCAATATTCCGTATTTTCTTGAATATGGAGATCACGGACATATCATGTTCAAAGCCGAAAAAAACGGATTAGGTAGTTTTGTCGAGCCTAAGTATTACTACCGTCCTGTCCCTACTTCTCAACTTAATTTAAATAAAAATTTAAAACAGATTTTTGATTGGGATTAATATTAGTTAAAAAAGATAGACATTAAAATAGGCCACGTCAAAAAACGAATAGCATTTATTGTACATGGCGAATTTTATCGAAAAAACAAAAATTAAATGAAATGAAGAATATTTATAAAATCATACTGGGACTATCTTTGATAGTAGTGGGTTGCCAGCAGGGAGTAGATATTGATGTGTCAATTATTCCAGACAAACCATTTATAAAATCAATTACTCTTGCCAATATGGATTCTACCGGGATTATTCGAAATCCCATAAGTCAAACCAATGTGATAGACACCATTAACTTTATTGATTCGGTATTTGTAAAAGACCGTTCGGTTAATTTTTCAAATATCTGGGCACAGGCATCTCTCGAAGAAGGTTGTACAATAGAACCTCTTGGCGATTCCCCGGCTTTTGGTGAATATGGAGATTTCTCGAAACCCACAAAATATAAAGTTATTTCCCCTACCGGAAGAAGTGCCGAATGGACCGTCGTGGTTGACTTTGAAAAAATTGTAATTAATTGTAAAGTCGATAACTGGGTAGGTAATATTTTCTGTAGCGATGGCATCTGGAGCAGCTACAGTCCGGGATATTGCACAGGCACTAAAGTTTCCAGCAGTTGTGACAGATTAAACCTGACATTCCCTTTTTGGGACGACGAAGCACTAATGGCAACTTTCGAACTGGAGCTAGGGGATTATGACCCCGAGTTATTTTCCGGAAAAATCACCCTTTTAGACGATGTACACCTTGTTGGTTCAGGATATGATGTTACATTCCATAAGGGTGATGCGGGAACTTATAGCCTACTTTCGGGGGTGATGGAGTTGGTAATTGACTTTAGCGGATACGATATAGGTGACGATAAATATAAATTTACTATTAAAGGACAATAAGTAGAATATTAACAATAGAGGTATTACCCAATTACGGCTATCATTCAATAAGCAGTGATAGCCGTAAATATCTCGATACGTGCATCTGTTCCGATTGATCCTCTAAAGGGTTTAATTTTTAGATGGTGCTTGATCCACTAAAAAACTATTTCTATTAAAGCAACTGTTTAATTTTAAAAAATGCCATATTTTGAGCCACACAATAATTAATTATAAATAAAATGAACACAATTGATGTTTTTACAAATGAGTACAAGGTAACAAAAAAACAAATACGATGGGTTGCATTATTAACCTTTATCTGTTCGCTGTATATTCCACTTGCTTCTTTTGGGCAAGAGATAAAAGTAATGACATACAATATCTATCATGGGGAAGAATATTATTCTCCGGGTGAGAAAAATTTGGAAAAAATCTCTGCAATTATCAATAAATACAAACCTGACTTTGTTGCCATGCAGGAAGTAGATAGCATGACCAATCGTACGGCAACAATAAATAACGGGGTAAAAATGGATGTTATAAAAGAACTTGCTGCCATGACCGGGATGTATGGTTTTTTTGGTAAGGCTATTCCTTACAGCGAAGGAGGTTATGGCGAGGGTGTCTTATCGCGTTTTCCCTCCAAGTCCATGTCTTATAACCTGCCGACTCCATCAGGTGGTGAAGGTCGTGCTTTACTGATGATAGAACATACTTTTTCAAACGGACAAAAAATTATATTTGCCGGGACCCATCTGTGCCACCAGTTTCCCGAAAATAGGCTGGCTCAAACCAAGGCAGTCTGCAATATTCTCAAAGACTCAACTATTCCTGTAGTTATGGGGGGAGATTTAAATTTTACACCAGATTCGCCCTCTTACCAAGAAATAACTAAATATTTTGAAGATGTAGCAAAAATGAGGGGGAAAGCCAAGTACACATTTTCTTTTGACGAACCCTCTTCCCGGATCGATTATATCTTTGTCTCCAAAGGCCATAAATGGCGTATTAAAAATGTAAAAGTGATAAAGGAGAATGCCTCTGATCATATGCCGGTTTTAGTCACTTTGGAGCTGAAAAAATAGGTTTTTAAATACAACCATATTGGTCGGATTTGGTTAAAATTGCAGCAATAAAGAAATGAAAAATAGCTTGCTTTTGGTTTTCTTATTTAATTAAACTGAATTCCTATGATAAAAAAACATATTGCAATTATATGCCTTTTTTGTATGGTATGGTCATGCGCGGGCATTAAAAACGAGATTGGAAAGCCCTATGTCGGA
Protein-coding sequences here:
- a CDS encoding RagB/SusD family nutrient uptake outer membrane protein; translation: MKKTLCIITASVALLACNDDFLERYPQTSIVEKNFFKTVADLETYSNQFYDYLYVENIDRNTDNTTIEKGNIRSLMLGTITADNAGGWDWGSLRAINTLLDNSLNIEGDDLEINKFKAVGKFFRARFYIDKVKTYSDVPWYGKVLTDTDIDLLYKARDTREIVVDSIIADLEYATKYMGESKHKTRLSKWAAFTELARFCLYEGTYRKYHEGEADLHVVKTPEYFLNKAIAAASEVMESKKFDIYSTSNFDTDYGSLFKSYELNDNCEVIMYLAHEENKRENNSGKVLDYENGISRSFVDSYLYKDGSFVPRSVTDTLQINYIFENRDPRLKQSIMYPGYVLYKIRAHKLPINKTGGYGQIKFLPDESKNHLAIYVSASTSLPLYRYAELLLIYAEAKAEMGELTQADLDKTINVLRRRAGMPNLFMNPPIDPMMAEMYNNIKSTQSAELLEIRRERNIELFAEGFRYDDLMRWKMGKVYEFPQQGIYVPKSGLVDITGDGSPDYYICDTDENIPSDLPGDISIEITSKSNIPYFLEYGDHGHIMFKAEKNGLGSFVEPKYYYRPVPTSQLNLNKNLKQIFDWD
- a CDS encoding DUF5018-related domain-containing protein; this encodes MKNIYKIILGLSLIVVGCQQGVDIDVSIIPDKPFIKSITLANMDSTGIIRNPISQTNVIDTINFIDSVFVKDRSVNFSNIWAQASLEEGCTIEPLGDSPAFGEYGDFSKPTKYKVISPTGRSAEWTVVVDFEKIVINCKVDNWVGNIFCSDGIWSSYSPGYCTGTKVSSSCDRLNLTFPFWDDEALMATFELELGDYDPELFSGKITLLDDVHLVGSGYDVTFHKGDAGTYSLLSGVMELVIDFSGYDIGDDKYKFTIKGQ
- a CDS encoding endonuclease/exonuclease/phosphatase family protein; this translates as MNTIDVFTNEYKVTKKQIRWVALLTFICSLYIPLASFGQEIKVMTYNIYHGEEYYSPGEKNLEKISAIINKYKPDFVAMQEVDSMTNRTATINNGVKMDVIKELAAMTGMYGFFGKAIPYSEGGYGEGVLSRFPSKSMSYNLPTPSGGEGRALLMIEHTFSNGQKIIFAGTHLCHQFPENRLAQTKAVCNILKDSTIPVVMGGDLNFTPDSPSYQEITKYFEDVAKMRGKAKYTFSFDEPSSRIDYIFVSKGHKWRIKNVKVIKENASDHMPVLVTLELKK